A genome region from Qingrenia yutianensis includes the following:
- a CDS encoding RNA polymerase sigma factor, translated as MDEKSIILRAQDGDDESFSLLVEKYNDAVFTVCYAVLKDYHNANDAAQDTFIKAYKNIKKFKFDSSFQTYITRIAINTCKDEFRKMSRQNGNLSIDSDENLCEIKDTSDTPEKALEKKERRDAVRNAIASLPQKYREVIVLRDINGISYEEIAKILKSSQGTVKSRINRARSALKEILQKDGTFL; from the coding sequence TTGGACGAAAAATCAATAATTCTTCGCGCGCAGGACGGCGACGACGAAAGTTTTTCCCTGCTCGTCGAAAAATATAATGACGCGGTTTTTACCGTTTGCTATGCGGTTTTGAAAGATTATCACAACGCGAACGACGCCGCCCAGGACACATTTATCAAGGCATATAAAAACATTAAAAAGTTCAAGTTCGACTCCTCGTTTCAGACCTACATAACGAGAATTGCAATAAACACCTGCAAGGACGAATTCAGAAAAATGTCGCGCCAAAACGGGAATTTGAGCATTGACTCGGACGAAAACTTGTGTGAAATAAAGGATACGTCCGACACGCCCGAAAAGGCACTTGAGAAAAAGGAAAGGCGCGATGCCGTGCGGAATGCGATTGCAAGTCTGCCTCAAAAATACCGCGAGGTAATTGTTCTCCGCGATATAAACGGCATATCGTACGAGGAAATCGCAAAAATTCTGAAATCGTCGCAGGGCACGGTAAAATCGCGCATTAACCGCGCCCGGAGCGCATTAAAAGAAATTTTGCAAAAAGACGGAACTTTTTTGTAA
- a CDS encoding ATP synthase subunit C — translation MTTLISVLLVLSIVVPFGIYFKSEKSKKSGKTALLSNIFSFFSILVVSTVCVFASASAAPADASNTAGLAYIAAALVTGMATIGAGIAVASASSAALGAISEDPKVMGKALIFVALAEGIALYGLLVSFTILSKF, via the coding sequence ATGACTACTTTAATCAGTGTTTTGTTGGTACTTTCAATCGTTGTTCCTTTCGGCATTTATTTTAAGAGCGAAAAAAGCAAAAAAAGCGGAAAAACAGCGCTTTTGTCAAACATCTTCTCGTTCTTCTCAATTCTTGTGGTTTCCACCGTTTGCGTGTTCGCGTCGGCATCTGCGGCACCTGCGGACGCATCTAACACGGCAGGTCTTGCATACATAGCGGCGGCGCTTGTTACAGGTATGGCAACAATCGGTGCAGGTATCGCGGTTGCGTCGGCATCGAGCGCGGCGCTCGGCGCTATCAGCGAAGACCCGAAGGTTATGGGTAAAGCGCTTATCTTCGTTGCTCTTGCAGAAGGTATCGCACTTTACGGACTTCTCGTTTCATTCACAATCTTGAGTAAATTCTAA
- a CDS encoding V-type ATP synthase subunit F — MKMYLISDNVDTATGLRLAGIDGVVAHTEDEVKKALGYAVNDGEIAILLITEKLTKSFPEFIKEVKLEHYKPLIVEIPDRHGSGRGKDFITNYVSEAIGLKL, encoded by the coding sequence ATGAAAATGTATTTAATCAGCGACAACGTCGATACCGCCACGGGACTGCGTCTTGCAGGCATTGACGGAGTTGTTGCGCATACCGAGGACGAGGTAAAAAAAGCGCTCGGCTATGCCGTAAACGACGGGGAAATTGCAATACTTCTCATCACGGAAAAACTTACAAAAAGCTTTCCCGAATTTATAAAAGAAGTAAAGCTTGAGCATTACAAACCGCTCATAGTTGAAATTCCCGACCGTCACGGCTCGGGACGCGGAAAAGATTTTATTACAAACTATGTCAGCGAAGCAATAGGCTTAAAGCTTTAG
- a CDS encoding V-type ATP synthase subunit E has translation MADFDVKIETFTNLTLTQAAKARDKILEKCENDKKTALDEYSKKCGEKFSKMLKENQTKISTENHRNVSKEITECKKAVFSHREMLIEKLFADLKGKIADYKKSGEYKDYLEKCAKKGIDEVGGKNITLTFDTSDKETGGEIAEKLNAKAEFKDGLSGGVIVSGEGNIACNMSFSSCIENLRETFLENSGFSIDVI, from the coding sequence ATGGCGGATTTTGATGTAAAAATCGAAACCTTTACAAATCTCACCTTAACCCAGGCGGCAAAGGCGAGAGATAAAATATTGGAAAAATGCGAAAACGACAAAAAAACCGCACTTGACGAATATTCAAAAAAATGCGGTGAAAAGTTTTCAAAAATGCTTAAAGAAAATCAGACGAAAATCAGCACCGAAAACCACCGAAACGTTTCAAAAGAAATCACCGAATGCAAAAAGGCGGTTTTCTCGCACCGCGAAATGCTTATAGAAAAGCTTTTTGCCGATTTGAAAGGCAAAATTGCGGATTATAAAAAAAGCGGTGAATACAAAGACTATCTTGAAAAATGCGCCAAAAAAGGCATAGACGAGGTGGGCGGAAAAAACATCACTCTCACTTTCGATACGTCGGACAAAGAAACCGGCGGAGAAATCGCAGAAAAATTAAACGCGAAAGCGGAGTTTAAAGACGGTCTTAGCGGCGGTGTTATCGTATCGGGCGAGGGCAATATTGCGTGCAATATGTCGTTCTCGTCGTGCATTGAAAATTTAAGGGAAACCTTCCTTGAAAACAGCGGTTTTTCAATAGATGTTATATAA
- a CDS encoding V-type ATP synthase subunit I — MSIEKLSLVSIVGPVEQFDDAVSYIVTGSDIHLENALNVLEGNKALKPFEDENPYIGVLEKLRSIISTHHLVRGTSVKDENSYSADDADTLIQKIRSEKKTLTEEIRALEDKKAHNDEIIEQLKPLLEINVNLEDLLSFKFTALRFGKLPKASYAKLEEYLQELEAFFFKGSEDKDYVWGVYFTPRTLAEKVDRIFSSLYFERTIISNEASGTPKDAIFKLESENDELTAKITKAKKKLEEIYESHKAEIFGMLSLLEEKETVYKYRKFGAFAKNSFYIIGWANKKTIADLNKKVERHKDISLVIEDAKDVENYVTPPTLLKNNAFFKPFEFFVKMYGLPSYNEIDPTPLVALSYILMFGIMFGDLGQGAVLAIGGFLLYKFKKIDLAAIISLAGVSSMIFGCVFGSVFGYEDIINLPFTVHPMENIMPVLLATVSLGCVIITIAMIYNIANGIKTKKYGKVFFEQNGLAGLVFYWAVIIGIVLLFIKGINPFTVVYNTIFIVIPLILVFAKEPLTRFIRKKRPYLTGTKGEFVLENFFELFEIILSFVTNTVSFVRVGAFALNHVGMMGVVFVFSKMASGGASIVVVILGNMLVMGLEGLIVGIQVLRLEFYEIFSRFFEGSGREFRSAKKINA, encoded by the coding sequence TTGAGCATTGAAAAATTAAGTTTAGTAAGCATCGTCGGTCCCGTTGAACAGTTCGACGACGCGGTTTCGTACATTGTGACAGGCTCTGATATTCACCTTGAAAACGCGCTTAACGTTTTGGAGGGAAACAAGGCGTTAAAGCCGTTTGAGGACGAAAACCCGTATATCGGCGTTCTCGAAAAATTGAGGAGCATCATAAGCACGCACCATCTTGTGCGCGGCACGTCCGTGAAAGATGAAAATTCATACAGCGCCGATGACGCGGACACGCTCATTCAGAAAATCCGGAGCGAAAAAAAGACGCTCACCGAGGAGATAAGAGCGCTGGAGGACAAAAAAGCGCACAACGACGAAATTATCGAGCAGTTGAAACCGCTTTTGGAAATTAACGTAAATCTTGAAGATTTGCTGAGTTTTAAGTTTACCGCACTTCGGTTCGGCAAACTCCCGAAAGCAAGCTATGCAAAGCTTGAAGAATATTTGCAGGAGCTTGAGGCGTTTTTCTTCAAGGGCAGTGAGGACAAAGACTATGTCTGGGGAGTTTATTTCACGCCCCGAACGCTCGCCGAAAAAGTAGACAGAATTTTCTCGTCGCTTTATTTTGAGCGCACAATCATATCAAACGAGGCAAGCGGAACGCCGAAAGACGCGATTTTTAAGCTTGAAAGCGAAAATGACGAGCTTACAGCAAAAATCACAAAGGCGAAGAAAAAACTTGAAGAAATTTACGAAAGCCACAAAGCCGAGATTTTCGGTATGCTTTCGCTTTTGGAAGAAAAAGAAACGGTTTACAAATACCGAAAATTCGGCGCGTTTGCGAAAAATTCTTTCTACATAATCGGCTGGGCAAATAAAAAAACCATTGCCGATTTGAACAAAAAGGTTGAACGGCACAAGGATATTTCGCTGGTAATCGAGGACGCGAAGGACGTTGAAAACTATGTCACACCGCCTACTCTGCTTAAAAACAACGCATTTTTTAAGCCGTTTGAGTTTTTCGTTAAAATGTACGGCTTGCCGTCTTACAACGAAATTGACCCGACTCCGCTCGTTGCACTTTCTTACATACTTATGTTCGGCATAATGTTCGGAGATTTGGGACAGGGCGCGGTTCTTGCAATCGGCGGATTTTTGCTTTACAAATTCAAGAAAATCGACCTTGCGGCGATAATTTCGCTCGCCGGCGTAAGCTCAATGATATTCGGCTGTGTATTCGGCAGTGTGTTCGGCTACGAGGACATTATAAACCTCCCGTTCACCGTCCACCCGATGGAAAACATTATGCCGGTGCTTCTTGCAACTGTGTCGCTCGGCTGTGTTATAATCACAATCGCAATGATTTACAACATTGCAAACGGCATAAAAACCAAGAAATACGGCAAGGTATTTTTTGAGCAGAACGGTCTTGCGGGACTTGTGTTCTACTGGGCGGTTATAATCGGAATTGTGCTTTTGTTTATAAAAGGCATAAACCCGTTCACGGTTGTTTATAACACAATATTTATTGTAATTCCGCTTATACTTGTATTTGCGAAGGAGCCTCTCACAAGGTTTATCCGCAAAAAACGACCCTATCTTACAGGCACAAAGGGCGAGTTTGTTCTGGAAAACTTCTTTGAGCTGTTTGAGATAATTTTGAGCTTTGTCACAAACACGGTATCGTTTGTCAGAGTTGGTGCGTTCGCGCTCAACCACGTCGGAATGATGGGCGTTGTGTTTGTGTTCTCAAAGATGGCGTCGGGCGGTGCAAGCATTGTTGTTGTAATCCTCGGCAATATGCTTGTTATGGGACTTGAAGGTCTTATCGTCGGCATACAGGTTCTGCGTCTTGAATTCTACGAAATATTCAGCAGATTTTTCGAGGGAAGCGGACGCGAGTTTCGAAGTGCAAAAAAAATTAACGCGTAA
- a CDS encoding Gfo/Idh/MocA family protein → MKTFNIGLVGCGFMGKTHTFGYKTIPLYYENLPFKINLKTVCASGKESAKNAAERMGYENYTDNFDDIINDESIDIVDICTPNYLHADEIFSAVKAKKHIYCDKPLVSKLADAEKIADLEKNYEKCTQITFQNRFFPATMLAKKMIDEGKIGKILTFEAKFLHSGSIDKNKPIGWKQDGEKGGGGVIVDLGSHVIDLMRYLLGNYADIFCKTKILYPERPDKDGNTVKIAAEDEAHALVTMKNGANGVMTISKISTGTNDELSFEIYGDKGALRFNLMDANYLYYFDNTQKEDVFGGERGFKQIECVQRFDAPGGLFPSSKSSIGWLRGHVHCLYNFLNCVYENKKCTPNFSDGAYVNYIMDLMYKSAKDGKTVFCK, encoded by the coding sequence ATGAAAACGTTTAACATAGGGCTTGTAGGATGCGGTTTTATGGGAAAAACTCACACTTTCGGCTATAAAACAATTCCGCTTTATTACGAAAATCTGCCGTTTAAAATAAACTTGAAAACCGTGTGCGCGTCAGGCAAAGAGAGCGCGAAAAACGCGGCGGAACGAATGGGTTACGAAAATTACACCGACAATTTTGACGATATTATAAACGACGAGAGTATCGACATTGTGGACATCTGCACGCCGAATTATCTGCACGCGGACGAGATTTTTTCCGCTGTGAAAGCAAAAAAGCACATTTATTGCGACAAACCGCTGGTGTCGAAGCTTGCGGACGCGGAAAAAATTGCGGATTTGGAGAAAAATTACGAAAAATGCACGCAGATTACCTTTCAAAACCGATTTTTCCCTGCAACAATGCTTGCAAAAAAGATGATTGACGAGGGCAAAATCGGCAAAATTTTAACGTTTGAGGCAAAGTTTCTGCACTCGGGTTCGATTGACAAAAACAAGCCGATTGGCTGGAAACAGGACGGCGAAAAGGGGGGCGGAGGCGTGATTGTCGACCTCGGCTCGCACGTTATCGACCTTATGCGTTACCTTTTGGGCAACTACGCGGACATTTTCTGCAAGACGAAAATTCTCTATCCCGAGCGCCCCGACAAGGACGGAAATACGGTGAAAATCGCCGCCGAGGACGAGGCACACGCGCTTGTGACGATGAAAAACGGCGCTAACGGAGTTATGACGATTTCCAAAATTTCAACAGGCACCAACGACGAGCTTTCGTTTGAAATTTACGGCGACAAGGGCGCTCTGCGGTTTAATCTTATGGACGCGAACTATCTTTATTATTTCGACAACACGCAGAAAGAGGACGTTTTCGGGGGCGAGCGAGGTTTTAAACAAATTGAGTGCGTTCAGCGTTTTGACGCGCCGGGCGGACTTTTCCCCAGCTCAAAAAGCAGTATCGGCTGGCTCCGCGGTCACGTTCACTGTCTTTACAATTTTTTAAACTGTGTTTACGAAAACAAAAAATGCACCCCGAATTTTTCGGACGGCGCATATGTGAATTACATTATGGATTTGATGTACAAATCGGCGAAAGACGGCAAAACTGTCTTTTGTAAATAG
- a CDS encoding V-type ATP synthase subunit B, translating into MAIEYLGVKEISGPLVVLENVKGASYEEIVEIDVGGKEKRMGQIISIDGDKAVVQVFEGTEGISKINTKTHLTGEPLKLPLSKEILGRVFSGVGKPIDGLGNIYPDIKADVNGKPINPVSREYPRNYIETGISSIDALTTLIRGQKLPIFSGNGLPHDALAVQIARQAKIADDKGSDFAIVFAAIGVKNDVANYFKKAFSDSGVLEKVVMFLNLSNDPVTERIITPRAALTAAEYLAFTHNMHILVIMTDISSYAEALREVSSSKGEIPSRKGYPGYLYSDLASLYERAGMVKGKNGSVTQIPILTMPNDDITHPIPDLTGYITEGQIVMDRGLFQRGIYPPISVLPSLSRLMKDGIGEGYTRADHNDVANQLFAAYANVAEVKALASVIGEDELSKIDKLYIEFGKQFEEKFLSQQKDEERSITETLDLGWELLRILPREELNRIDTKILDEYYDKN; encoded by the coding sequence ATGGCAATAGAATATTTGGGTGTTAAAGAAATTTCGGGCCCTTTGGTTGTTTTGGAAAACGTAAAGGGCGCGTCATATGAAGAAATCGTCGAAATCGACGTCGGCGGAAAAGAAAAACGAATGGGACAGATTATCTCAATCGACGGCGACAAGGCGGTTGTTCAGGTTTTCGAGGGCACAGAGGGCATCTCGAAAATAAACACAAAAACACATCTTACGGGCGAGCCGTTAAAACTGCCGTTGTCAAAAGAAATACTCGGCAGAGTGTTCAGCGGTGTGGGAAAACCGATTGACGGACTCGGAAACATTTATCCCGACATCAAGGCAGACGTAAACGGCAAGCCGATAAACCCCGTATCGCGGGAATATCCGCGTAACTACATTGAAACGGGAATTTCGTCAATCGACGCGCTGACAACGCTTATCCGCGGACAGAAACTGCCTATTTTCTCGGGCAACGGACTTCCGCACGACGCGCTTGCGGTGCAGATTGCACGACAGGCGAAAATCGCAGATGACAAAGGCAGTGATTTTGCCATAGTTTTCGCGGCAATCGGTGTTAAAAACGACGTTGCTAACTACTTTAAAAAGGCGTTTTCGGACAGCGGTGTGCTCGAAAAGGTTGTTATGTTTTTAAACCTTTCAAACGACCCCGTTACCGAAAGAATTATCACTCCGCGTGCGGCGCTCACCGCGGCGGAATATTTGGCATTCACGCATAATATGCACATTCTGGTTATTATGACCGATATTTCGTCATATGCCGAGGCACTGCGTGAGGTTTCGTCGTCAAAGGGCGAAATCCCGTCAAGAAAAGGCTACCCGGGCTATCTCTATTCCGACCTTGCGTCACTCTACGAACGCGCAGGTATGGTAAAGGGCAAAAACGGCTCGGTTACGCAGATACCTATTCTTACAATGCCGAATGACGACATAACACACCCTATCCCCGACCTTACGGGCTACATCACAGAGGGTCAGATTGTTATGGACAGAGGACTTTTCCAGCGCGGAATTTATCCGCCGATAAGTGTTCTGCCGTCGCTTTCGCGTCTTATGAAGGACGGTATCGGCGAAGGCTACACGCGCGCCGACCATAACGACGTCGCAAACCAGCTTTTCGCGGCATACGCAAACGTTGCCGAGGTTAAAGCGCTCGCGTCGGTTATCGGCGAGGACGAACTTTCAAAAATCGACAAGCTTTATATAGAATTCGGCAAGCAGTTTGAGGAGAAATTCTTAAGTCAGCAAAAAGACGAGGAGCGAAGCATTACCGAAACGCTCGACCTCGGCTGGGAGCTTTTGAGAATTCTGCCCCGTGAAGAGCTTAACCGAATAGATACCAAAATTCTTGACGAATATTACGATAAAAATTAG
- a CDS encoding tRNA(Met) cytidine acetate ligase produces MKTLGIVCEYNPFHNGHKYHIAESKRLLGCDTAVCAMSGSLVQRGEIAVFDKWTRAKNAVENGADLVLEIPAFFCLQSGEKYAYGAVSVLNLLGNVDYLSFGSECGDIDFLQKIAEIKRKKSFNDTVKTLMQSGMSYPSATEKAIGKFLDNSFGERIFSPNDLLGVEYISAVYKTKSKMRPVTVKRHLTEHSGGKPVGNFASASEIRKMIFEGADFDKFLPYCAKNYEIFDENNAESLILGYFRLKCAEKNILGGEPGMANRLIKSAKISNSLDEFYKNALSKRYTESRIKRMSKCAFFDIKKNSVLDYIRPLAMNERGRKLLKNSPGKNLIVTKTADFNGSKNSMFKYDILATDFAYLCANDKTKRMSGADFYTPPVYIKN; encoded by the coding sequence ATGAAAACGCTGGGCATTGTGTGCGAATACAACCCGTTTCACAACGGGCACAAATATCACATCGCGGAGTCGAAAAGGCTCCTCGGGTGCGACACGGCGGTTTGCGCAATGAGCGGAAGCCTGGTTCAGCGCGGAGAAATTGCCGTTTTTGATAAATGGACGCGTGCGAAAAACGCAGTGGAAAACGGCGCCGATTTGGTGCTGGAAATCCCTGCGTTTTTTTGCTTGCAGTCGGGTGAAAAATACGCTTACGGCGCGGTGAGCGTACTCAATCTTTTGGGAAACGTCGATTATTTAAGCTTCGGCAGTGAGTGCGGTGATATAGATTTTCTGCAAAAAATCGCCGAAATCAAGCGAAAAAAAAGCTTTAACGATACGGTTAAAACCCTTATGCAAAGCGGAATGAGCTATCCTTCCGCAACCGAAAAGGCAATCGGTAAGTTTTTGGATAATTCATTCGGGGAACGGATTTTCTCACCCAACGACCTTTTGGGGGTTGAGTACATCAGCGCGGTTTACAAAACGAAAAGCAAAATGCGCCCCGTCACGGTAAAGCGTCATTTAACCGAACATTCGGGCGGAAAACCCGTCGGAAATTTCGCGTCGGCAAGCGAAATCCGCAAAATGATTTTTGAAGGTGCGGATTTTGACAAATTTTTGCCGTACTGCGCAAAAAATTACGAAATTTTTGACGAAAACAACGCGGAGAGCCTTATTCTCGGCTATTTCCGCTTAAAATGCGCGGAGAAAAACATTCTCGGCGGTGAACCCGGAATGGCGAACAGGCTTATCAAAAGTGCAAAAATTTCAAACAGTCTTGATGAATTTTACAAAAATGCGCTGTCCAAAAGATACACCGAAAGCAGAATTAAACGTATGTCAAAATGTGCGTTTTTTGATATTAAGAAAAATTCGGTTTTGGATTATATCCGTCCGCTTGCAATGAACGAGCGCGGACGAAAACTTTTGAAAAATTCGCCCGGCAAAAATTTAATCGTCACCAAAACCGCCGACTTTAACGGCAGTAAAAATTCGATGTTTAAATATGATATTCTCGCAACCGACTTTGCGTATCTTTGTGCAAACGATAAGACAAAAAGAATGAGCGGCGCAGATTTTTATACACCGCCCGTTTATATTAAAAATTAG
- a CDS encoding V-type ATP synthase subunit D — translation MDVTLFATKGNLIAAKNSLKLSKQGYDLLDKKRNILIKEMMSLIEKAQSIQGEIDGKYREAYASLQRANISIGISEVEKISRCTHIEDGIDLKFRSVMGVEIPSIDYEEKKAATEYDFFTTPSSLDDAFLKFNEVKNLTIRLAEIENSVYRLASNIKKTQKRANSLKNIMIPRYEKISSDIQNVLEEKEREEFTRLKVIKNGKNKQKN, via the coding sequence ATGGACGTTACGCTGTTTGCCACAAAAGGCAATCTTATCGCCGCAAAAAATTCGTTAAAGCTTTCAAAACAAGGCTACGATTTGCTCGACAAAAAGAGAAATATTCTCATTAAAGAAATGATGTCGCTCATCGAAAAAGCGCAGAGTATTCAGGGCGAAATTGACGGAAAATACCGCGAGGCTTATGCGTCGCTCCAGCGCGCAAACATCTCAATCGGCATTTCGGAGGTTGAAAAAATCAGCCGATGTACACACATTGAGGACGGAATTGACCTAAAATTCCGCAGTGTTATGGGCGTTGAAATCCCGTCAATCGACTACGAGGAGAAAAAGGCGGCAACCGAATACGACTTTTTCACCACGCCGTCAAGCCTTGATGACGCGTTTTTGAAATTCAACGAGGTGAAAAACCTCACAATCCGTCTTGCGGAAATCGAAAATTCGGTTTACCGTCTTGCGAGCAACATCAAAAAAACGCAGAAAAGGGCAAATTCGCTTAAAAATATTATGATTCCGCGCTACGAAAAAATTTCGTCCGACATTCAGAATGTGCTGGAGGAAAAAGAGCGCGAGGAATTTACACGGCTTAAGGTTATAAAAAACGGCAAAAACAAACAAAAGAATTAA
- a CDS encoding V-type ATP synthase subunit A has product MKNGYIYGINGPVVAVKGTDELKMMEMVKVGKDKLIGEVIGLESDRAIVQVYEETTSVAAGEEVVGLKNPMSALLGPGLIGSIFDGIQRPLLVMEQQSGAFIERGMDVSSLDTEKKWDVRISAKVGDKLKAGDIVAETDETESIVHKIMVPPGLNGEVTFAEKDGSYTINDVIIKIKDETGAEHDVTLCQKWPIRKARPYAERKTPTEPLITGQRVIDALFPIAKGGAAAIPGGFGTGKTMTQHQLAKWCDADIIVYIGCGERGNEMTQVLEDFTALIDPRTGKSLMNRTILIANTSNMPVAAREACIYTGVTLAEYYRDMGYNVAIMADSTSRWAEALREISGRLEEMPAEEGFPAYLPSRLSTFYERAGMVDNLNGTKGSISIIGAVSPQGGDFSEPVTQNTKRFIRCFWALDRSLAYQRHYPAINWLTSYSEYSDDLKDWFDQNVSEDFDSVVLQIKKILTEESSLMEIVKLIGSDVLPDSQRLVLEVAKIVRLGFLQQNAFNPTDTYVPLKKQYLMLKTCLTYYEEAKKLIAMGVPVSQIHQTGLTEKLVSVKYDVKNDDFAAFDRYADEIKTEFDKIGARYAPKKAVQ; this is encoded by the coding sequence ATGAAAAACGGTTATATTTACGGAATAAACGGTCCTGTCGTTGCGGTTAAAGGCACCGACGAGCTTAAAATGATGGAAATGGTAAAAGTCGGAAAAGATAAGCTTATCGGCGAGGTTATCGGGCTTGAAAGCGACCGCGCGATTGTGCAGGTTTACGAGGAAACGACCTCCGTTGCCGCAGGCGAAGAGGTTGTTGGACTTAAAAATCCTATGAGCGCGCTGTTGGGACCCGGTCTTATCGGCTCAATTTTCGACGGTATTCAGCGTCCTCTCCTTGTTATGGAACAGCAGAGCGGTGCGTTTATCGAGCGCGGAATGGACGTTTCGTCGCTTGACACCGAGAAAAAATGGGACGTACGCATAAGCGCAAAGGTCGGCGACAAGCTTAAAGCCGGCGACATTGTTGCGGAAACCGACGAAACGGAATCCATTGTTCACAAAATTATGGTTCCGCCCGGTTTGAACGGCGAAGTTACATTTGCCGAAAAAGACGGCTCATACACCATAAACGACGTTATTATAAAAATCAAAGACGAAACGGGCGCAGAGCACGATGTTACGCTCTGCCAGAAATGGCCGATACGAAAGGCGCGCCCGTATGCCGAGCGAAAAACTCCCACCGAACCGCTTATCACCGGTCAGAGGGTTATCGACGCGCTTTTCCCCATTGCAAAGGGCGGTGCGGCGGCAATCCCGGGCGGTTTCGGAACGGGAAAAACTATGACACAGCATCAGCTTGCAAAATGGTGCGACGCCGATATTATCGTATATATCGGATGCGGTGAGCGCGGAAACGAAATGACACAGGTGCTTGAAGATTTCACCGCGCTGATTGACCCCCGAACGGGAAAATCGCTTATGAACAGAACAATCCTTATCGCGAACACGTCGAATATGCCTGTTGCGGCGCGTGAGGCGTGCATTTACACAGGCGTTACGCTTGCGGAATACTACCGCGATATGGGTTACAACGTTGCAATTATGGCAGACTCCACCTCGCGATGGGCGGAGGCACTGCGTGAAATTTCGGGACGTTTGGAGGAAATGCCTGCCGAAGAAGGCTTCCCGGCATATCTTCCGTCGCGTCTTTCCACATTCTACGAAAGAGCCGGAATGGTGGACAATTTAAACGGCACAAAAGGCTCGATTTCCATAATCGGCGCGGTTTCGCCCCAGGGCGGCGACTTCTCCGAGCCGGTCACACAGAACACAAAGCGTTTTATACGCTGTTTCTGGGCGCTCGACCGCTCGCTTGCTTATCAGAGGCACTACCCGGCGATAAACTGGCTTACAAGCTATTCGGAATATTCGGACGACTTAAAAGACTGGTTTGACCAAAACGTCAGCGAGGATTTTGACAGCGTTGTTTTGCAGATTAAAAAAATCCTCACCGAAGAAAGTTCGCTTATGGAAATTGTAAAGCTTATCGGTTCGGACGTTCTGCCCGACTCGCAAAGGCTGGTTCTGGAGGTTGCAAAAATCGTCCGTCTGGGATTTTTACAGCAGAATGCTTTCAACCCGACAGATACATACGTACCGCTCAAAAAGCAGTACCTTATGCTGAAAACCTGCCTTACCTACTACGAGGAGGCGAAAAAGCTCATTGCAATGGGCGTTCCCGTTTCGCAAATTCATCAGACGGGACTCACCGAAAAGCTTGTTTCTGTAAAATATGACGTTAAAAACGACGATTTTGCCGCGTTTGACAGATATGCAGACGAAATCAAAACCGAATTTGACAAAATCGGCGCACGATATGCTCCAAAAAAGGCGGTGCAGTAA